A stretch of Lathyrus oleraceus cultivar Zhongwan6 chromosome 6, CAAS_Psat_ZW6_1.0, whole genome shotgun sequence DNA encodes these proteins:
- the LOC127092897 gene encoding uncharacterized protein LOC127092897 has translation MVCLVCLLPLFLVPIVNVLPLLFDFLMGKIYGVFGWEYRKPERAPPACPIKPSNNTNIKDKADAGPSPTEPAKSESANVKQD, from the exons ATG GTTTGCTTAGTTTGTTTGCTTCCCCTCTTTCTCGTCCCAATTGTCAATGTTCTTCCTCTACTCTTCGATTTTCTCATG GGGAAAATCTATGGGGTTTTTGGCTGGGAGTATAGGAAACCAGAGAGAGCGCCTCCAGCATGTCCGATCAAGCCTTCAAACAACACTAACATTAAA GACAAGGCAGATGCTGGACCATCCCCGACAGAACCCGCTAAATCTGAAAGTGCAAATGTCAAACAGGATTAA